The Nicotiana sylvestris chromosome 6, ASM39365v2, whole genome shotgun sequence genomic sequence atgggtgatacaaaggctatgaggagtcttattgcctctagtcttgcaataggagcaaaagtctcatcataatctataccctcctcttggttgtaaccttggaccaccagtcttgccttgtttcttgtaactgctCCATCTTTATCAAGTTTATttttgaagacccattttgtgccaataactgatctgtccttggttCTTGGAACTAGATGCTAAACTTGATttctctcgaactgattgagttcatcttgcattgaaTTTACCCAGTCTCCATCCTACAAagcctcaacaatatttttaggttcaataagagataggaaaacatcaaaagcacacagattctttaattgtgatctagttttgactctagAGGTTGGATTAGTAATTATGTTCttaataggatgagaactttgatacttgtgaggtttcacaaccaactaatTCTGCTAGATATTTCTCCCATGTTTTGTTactgaggaacagggtcatgaacaggttcttttaggggattggtttcagTTCTTCTTTGATCAGTTCCCACTGTCAGGTTGCCCTTAATGGAAGAACCTATTCCATCACCTATTCCTTCTTTTGGTTCCACTTTAGCTTGTGCTGAGACTTCACTCAaatcttttaccagcccaatagcttcatcttcatgttcttgtctctcagaaagaatgttagtttcatcaagcactacatgcacactttcttatacacacaaagttcttttattgaaaaCTTTATAtgctttactatgtgaagaatatcccaagaatattccctcatcacttctgggatcaaacttacctagggagtcttttccattattgtgcataaagaatttgcatccaaatgccctaagatgggatatatttggtgttctccctttaagtaactcatacggagtcttctctacaagagttctagtcatgcatctattgacgATATAACATGCATTGTTTACAGCCTCTACCCAGAATTTGTAGGGAAGTTTATTAGAAAGAaacatagtcctagccatatcttcaagagtcataTTCTTTATTTAGACTACTCCATTTTTTTGAGGAATgctaggggcagagaagttatgatctataccattctaatcacaaaattcagcaaacttagcattttcaaattcagttccatgattagacctaatggatgcaagttgatttcctagttgtttttgagtctttctaacaaaagcagtaaatatgtcaaatgcttcatctttagatgttaagaatagtacccaggtgaacctagaataatcatcaacaagtaccatcacatatttcttaccacctctgctcaatgttctcaCTGGACAAcaaagatccatatgaaccagttccaacgtcctggttgtgcttaccattttcttgcttttaaaggatgatcttacctgcttcccccttacacaggcctcacaaactttgtcttccttgaacttgatgttaggtagccctatcaccaagtccttggagactaatttgttgagttgatccagacttgcatgaccaagtcttttgtgccacaggaggggatcattatccaacacacttaagcaagtgagttcattttctaaaAGAGTAGACAAAACTACAATGTAactattgttaactctttttccctgcaaaacaatcttgttagtGTTAAGGTTAATCATAAAGCATTTgctagaggtgaatgctacaatgttacctctgtcacacagttgtgatacactgattaggctatatttcaagccatctatcaagtagacattctcaatggagtgtgagtctgtcttgcctacctttccaaccccaataatctcacatttcttcccatttccaaatgagacattacctccttttaagtccttaagtgaaaggaactagttcttgcttccagtcatatgttttgagcagccactatccatgtaccatatttggctacttcccttcacttggacctgcaaaaagaaatcaggggttagtcttaggaacccaaactagtttgggtccctttctataggaaaaggggtaaatcaaattccttttagcccacccagacagcctatttttctcttgaacaaaggcttttttcttttgactggccttttcttttgcattacattcatttttgtaatggccattcttgccacaatgtgtgcaaattttgttttcaagaagagtgaggtacttgatTTTAGGGTCCCACGTAGGTGCTtgagtcccatagccaagtcctctcttgttgctactgtgatgttcttgtagccaggaaagtgcatcagaagccttattcaatttgcaagttctgtcttgTTCATTCTTTACCTTCCCTATgtcttcttttaagactcttaTCTTCTCATCCTTCCTATACAACTCATCCCTtatttttcctaggttttcttctaaggtgagatgcgtgtgatcagctttcttcttacctattcctaattttagttttaaattttcagacctaATTTCTAGGACACTGTTATCAAGTTCAAGAACATGGTTCTTTAACTCAGCATTTTTAttgtcactctcattagccctagattctagatttttgcacttggcttttaagatcacacactccctagacagctcttccttctcattgttaattatctcagactcatctATGAAGTCTAACAATAGTTCAGACAACCTCTCTTTATTAATCTGTTCTTTTAGATGAATGACACTTACCTCTtattcatcatctgattctccgatggccataagtgtttgttcatctccatcttcatcttctgagtcctcatctgataTTTCTctccaagcagcaaccatagcctttgttgatcctttgtttcttttgggttgaacctgttctttcttcctgttccttcgttTAGCCCTTTCCTTGTTCCATTCAATTTCCCTATGAGgatagttcttgatcatgtgattagtcttaccacatttgtagtaACCCTCGTTGGTCTAtttctcaggagcccttggtttgttgaaggttgtacatCTTGAAGAACCATTTCCTCTTattaggtactttttgaaatctcttgtgatcatggccatttcatcatcctccagatctgcaccttcagctattctgagatccagactcctttccttcttgggtgcatccattttcatggtttgccttctcagttcataggctgtgaggtttccaatcagttcatccagcttgagggtagcaatgttctttgattcctgaatagcaatGATTTTGCTTTTCCAAGTCACTGGTAAGACTCTTGTCAACAtattctcaaccttgtcttcttcaaggataattctcccaatagatttaagttcatttgttagtgttgtgaaccttgtgtacatctcctggatggtttctccttcctttaTAGTGAAATTATCATATggagaatatagcagtgttcctcttgatctctttacttgaggagttccttcatgagccacttgtaaagtgtcccatatttctttggcagtgGTACAGCTTTGAATTCTtctgtactcgtctggacccagtccacacacaagccatttcttggccttggcattcttctctcatttcttcaagtcttcagcagtgcagtcagctcttgtctttggcacgtccGCTCCTTCAGCATTCTTATTTGTAGTTGCtaggggaccatcagtgactatgtaccagagttcatagtcttctcctatgatatgATCTCTCATCTTGTTCTTCTACCAAGAATAGTAttgaccattaaagagtggaggcctagcagtggattgcccctCCCAGTTTTCAGggggtgcactcatcttgatcatATCCTAAGGTGTTAACGgttgtgccccctttttctccctTCGTGAAGAGGagttccgggtttcgacattcatggggtgtaattgATGTTCTAatcgtcaataccacacaagaggggggtgatttgtgtggtacccaattttcactctagaagaacttggttcttctaggtgttctaactactactgtttgtggaataataagtacataaaataaagaacacggaGATTTTTAAGTGGAAAACaactggctcaaaaggtgaaaaaatcatgacctactactcagtagaattttctcaaacttccactaaaatcattgagccaaaacatcatttacaaaactctttgtaaacctaaggattaactctaatcccgttatagcacacagcctcaactattgcgatgagttcaagttagctataacttgatcactctaagtacctaatacaattacttctataaaagctgaaaggtacaactttaaaccacctactacaattgaactagaataaaagaaagacacaatggaactggttcttctatctcgttcaagtagcttcaggagtgcacactcaaatctcatataaattgcttgcaaaatcgccttgctattttgctctcaatttagtttacCTTCTGCACTTGTGcgatacctgtaaaagagaacaattactGTCATtcaataggttagtaatcagagttttgTTGGGACTCAATTGCCGATCTTCTAacgtagttgagtccttgaagatctCAAACTCCAACACTATCTTTATCCTGGATTATGTTCTCTTCAAATAaagagactttctccccttatccaatatgcaactttttcgatcagatcaggagatattgctgcttgactTATCGCTTTCACGTGCACCTCACAtatataggttgatcatgactgtgcttcacaagatggacctggtccaggactgagttcatttgtcattcttcaaaacttcacctgttcttgggccaacaaatttcccctttttgatgatgacaaactttgtgCTTTTTACTGATCAAGGAACCTGTAATAACTCAGTTTAACCATCAatactaaacttagaaaattcacttatcatcaaggaccaggttaattaggttataaatatcacttatttcagaataatgtgtaaagcacaagatctcttcccccttttggcatcatcaaaaagttTCATACATAATGTGaatcccagattttaataagtactcatagCCACTAGGGCAACTGCAACTGCAATCATGGTgaaatcatcagtaatcaaacaaacatatttaaactatcaaggtcaGAATGATCATTGAACAAGAGCAAACAACATTTGTCAGTGAAAGAGATATGTTGCCactaacaatccacaaaaagaaagaaaatcattcAAACCATGAtcgaaaaatagaaaaatccctaatctgggtcactggggGTACTAGACTAGTTCAGGAGATAGAAGCTAGGAGTCCTAAGGCTTGGTGGAACTAGAGGGTTGAGTTTAGAGAAGATTCATCATGttctgaagaattccatcattcttctccttttctttggcaaGCTCAATTCTGAGACCATCCCTCTCAGTTTCCATTTCAACTACACGAGCCTTGGGCCTAGAAATTTTAGCATCTTTAGCTGCACATTCCTGAACCAGAGTCCTaactttgctgttgatgggtgtcttcagagatgaaccaggttcaactaGGATGACATTGATTGGATACTCACAGGCAAGAAGAGTTTTGATGCCAAAGTGTTCCTTGCtcgaggccatttcccatttcttcagaggcacatttAGCCTGTCCAGAACTGTGGTTAGTATGAAGCCATATGGAGTAGCATGCGCCTTAgagccatttatgaccctgtctagcaGTTTGATAATGGAGGCAGCcagttgatttgctttcctctctccaggcactccataagaaccagATTCATGTATTTAGCGGTGTGCCTTCTCTCCTGTCTGGGCAataagcacttgttgacaaattcaaacacgaccttgtgctcaggcctcatctcacttttctgcacagccctggcttcattcacctcatctgaatcacaaaacctcttggtgatttcaagggcagtagggagggagtccatgcatggccacctttgcctagtatagtcatcaaacccttcagagggtatgtccAGGATCTCTCCCAGTCTCTCTGCATCAAACTACACTTGGACTCCCTTCACTATGCTACTAATAACTCTATCATTAACAACATCATTTGCCATAAATTCAATTAGCTTATTTCTggctagcctaccatccatctgaaggaccatgtccttccatccctgagcagctaaagcatccaccaatctcatcatccctggttccaccaggtccttcAACAATCTACCCTTTAAAATCTTTCTTCTGCCAAAAATGACAAACTTGTCCTATTCCTTCTcagaatcattttcttcttcttctcctccccAGTCATCATCATCAAAAACTTTTGTTTGTTTAACTTTTACTGtagatcttgtcctcttggctagtgtgGGTTCAGTAGCCATAGgcacagaggaagacttcttggagcaagtcttgggctttttaggcttgggtgtaggaacctccactgtTGTGCCCCTTTCTTGATGAaccagttccatctcctcttccTCAACAACCTCTAAGGATTCTGCAatctttccctttcccttatccattttctttttcttactttcttctaaggcTTTTTGTAGATCAGCTTCACTCTGTTTTACCCTACTTCTTGTGGCTCTACCCCTAGGCACTGAAGAGGTAGTAAGTGTTGGGGATGAAActtttcttttcttggaaggcTTGGGAACATTTGGGGATTTTGTTGTGGGAGTTCtgcgtttctttgggtcatagctTGCCCTAACCTTTTTCAGTAGATCAGCTAAGGTCTCTTCAATAGATGAAACATGTTCATCTCTCTGTTTgctcagatgaaccaacccctcagcagcTTCTCTAGAACCACTTCCCCTGACTTTAGGCCACTTGCTTCTACCCTTTCATGTTCAATCCCGCAAATAGCAGGTACTACACTATTCCCAattcccctctcttcaccacatgcaccctttctctccttttctttttcataattctttttacctccactcctacgTTTCTCAGGCAATTCAACATCCCTAATTGGTTTAACTAGAACAAACCTAGTCTCTAAGTTTTCAATCACAGATGAACTTACCTCAGTAAGAAATTCTTGAGTCttctcagagtcagaagacccaaATCCTTCCCCCTCAGTCGCTGATTGATATGATTCAGACTCATAGCTGGAGTCGAAATTTGGAGCTTGGCTTCCTTTCATTTGACTTGCTTTCTACCTTTTATTTAAAGTCTTTCTCAAAGCCCCAGATGCTACAGTCTTTCGAGGAAGCATTTTCTGCCTTCGTAGTCTAGGTTTTGGAGATACACTGGGGGGAGTagatgaggatgaatttgagggagGTGGTGGTGGAGGACTTCCAGGATTTTCTTGTGGGTTAGACATGATTGTCGATTTCTTGAAAGAGTTTGGGAACTTTGGGGAAGAGGGCAGGTGATAGGGAAGACGAGTTTTTGACGGTTTGGAGTTATGATGAAGGCTACATAATTGATGTGTATTTAAAGTGAATTCCTCATTTAATAAGTAACGGCAGCCTTTGCAGTGGTCAAATAGGAGTCTAATCAACCGGAAATTCCAGATTTTAAATAATCTATTTGGCTTCCCTAGATATTAGGCAAAAATTACGGTTTAGAGTTCTAGATggacggaactggttcaatgctAACGGATAGAATTTGAAAAGTATAGGAATTCTGCTCATGATTaaattattaatctttctaattgtgcagagtatagaaacaTACATGAACTTTCATATAAGCCCATACTGATGAACTAGTTTCTTCATttagaactctcttgaacatgcctcaaatgcttatatagagaaaattttgtaagagatcagtgagtcgtattaacacatgtcacaagagtatactaattaaagcatgaagctgagtaagaattaatctaaaTATTTGCACATGATTAGAATTCCTAGCCaaaaaaatttcatttttcaaaaaaaaaaaaatcactgtgcattctgagctggacctattaggtgatcttaatcatccctaattccaacctgttcctctcaaaattttctctactcagtgatttagtgaagatgtcagcaatttgtttatcagtagcacagaattctatggagatcaatcttttctcatagttatctctcaagaagtggtgtctaacatctatgtgcttagtcctcctatgatgaacatggttctttgtcatacttgtagcactagtgttatcacagaatataggaatgcaaccaacgtCAATTCAAAAATCTACcagctgttgtttgatccatagcaattgagcacaacaagatgcagcagcaacatattcagcttcagtagtggataaggccactgaatttggctttttagtggcccatcatacaagacatgaaccaagaaagtgagACATACCTAGTGTTtctcctatccacaaggaaacctgcataatcaacatcagcatatcctactagattgaaatcaCTACCTTTAGAataccaaagacacagatcagtggtgcctttcaaatatcttagtatcctcttgatagcagtcaagtgagactctttaGGATTAGCCTGAAAgagagcacaaagccctacactgaaaacaatggCAGGTCTGTTGGTAGttagatacaagagtgaaccaatcatacccctatacaacttttgatcaactgatgaattaggttcatcaatgtctaatttagtggaAGTTGCAATGGGCGTGTCgatttcttttgattcttccattttaaactttttgataagctaTTTTGCATACTTTTGctaatggatcatggttccattaggactttgtttgatctgtaagcctaagaagaagttaagctcacccataatactcatttcaaactcactccccattagttttgcaaaatccttacttagcttatagtggtggccccaaagattatgtcatcaacatatatttgtaccacaaggagatccttaccttttttctTAGGAATAAGGTACTATcatttttacctcttttgtagccatgttcaagcagaaagttggacagtcgttcataccatgctcttggagcctgcttgaatccatagagagccttgtctaatttgtaaaCATGCTCAAGACATTCCTTgatctcaaaccctggaggttgtttcacaaacacttcttctttcaggtagccattcaggatggcacttttgacatccatctgaaaaagagtgaattccatgtgtgctacaAAGGCTaggaggagtcttattgcctctagtcttgcaactggagccaaagtctcatcataatatgtgccctcctcttggctgtaactttggaccaccagtcttgccttgtttcttataACTGTTCCAtattcatcaagtttgtttcagaagacccattttgtaccaataactgatctgtccttgggtcttggaactagatgccaaactttacccctttcaaactgattgagttcatcttgcattacattcacccaatctgcatcctacaaagcctcaacaacaattttaggttcaataagagataaaaaggcataaaaagcacacagattctttaattgtgatctagttttggcTCCAGATATTGGATCAGTGATAATATTCTCAATAGGATgggaactttgatacttgtatgGTTTCAAAACCAACTAGTTTCTACTAAATtcttctcccatgttctgttgctgaggaacaaggtcatgaacaggttcttttaggggatttatttcaattcctctttgactagttccccctgtcaggttgccctgaatGGAAGAAACTattccatcacatgttccttcttttggtgccactttgacttgtgctgaggcttcagtcaaatcctttaccaatccaatggcttcatcttcatgttcctgtctctcagaaagaatgttagtttcatcaaatactacatgCACACTTTTTTCTACAcataaagttcttttattgaacactttatatgttttgctatgtgaagaatatcccaagaattctccctttaagtaactcatagggatttttctctacaagaggtctagtcgtGCATCTATTaataatgtaacatgcagtgtttataGCTACTGCCCAtaagctatggggcagtttactagagaGAAGCATAGTtctagccatgtcttcaagagtcctgttctttctttcaactactccattttattgaggagtcctaggggcataaaagttatgatctataccattttcattacagaattcagcaaacttagcattttcaaattcagttccacgatcagacctaatggatgcaagttgatttcctaattgtttctaggtttttctaacaaaagcagtaaacatgtcaaatgcttcatctttagatgttagatATAGTACCCaagtaaatctagaataatcatcaacaagtaccattacatatttctttccaatCTACTCATGGTtgtcattggaccacagagatccatatgcaccagttccaacgacttggttgtgcttaccattttcttgcttttgaagaatgatcttacctgcttcccccttgcacaggcctcacaacctttgtcttccttgaacatGATGTTAgttaaccctatcaccaagtccttagagactaatttgtttagctgattcagactggcatgaccaagtcttttatgCCACCGGAGGGGATCATTATCTAGCACACTTAGGCAGGTAtgttcattttctgagagagtagacaaatctacaatgtaaatattggtaactctttttccctgcaaaacaatcttgtcagtagtaaggttaatcacaaagcatttggtagaggtgaattctacaaggttacctctgtcacacagctgtgacacactgatcaggctatatttcaagccatctatcaagtagacattctcaatggagtgagacactgtcttacctacctttacaaccccaataatctcacatttcttcccatttctaaaggagacattacctccctttaagtcctcaagtaaaaagaactggttcttgcttccagtcatat encodes the following:
- the LOC138870955 gene encoding uncharacterized protein produces the protein MIKNYPHREIEWNKERAKRRNRKKEQVQPKRNKGSTKAMVAAWREISDEDSEDEDGDEQTLMINKERLSELLLDFIDESEIINNEKEELSRECVILKAKCKNLESRANESDNKNAELKNHVLELDNSVLEIRSENLKLKLGIGKKKADHTHLTLEENLGKIRDELYRKDEKIRVLKEDIGKVKNEQDRTCKLNKASDALSWLQEHHSSNKRGLGYGTQAPTWDPKIKYLTLLENKICTHCGKNGHYKNELLDETNILSERQEHEDEAIGLVKDLSEVSAQAKVEPKEGIGDGIGSSIKGNLTVGTDQRRTETNPLKEPVHDPVPQ